In Telopea speciosissima isolate NSW1024214 ecotype Mountain lineage chromosome 10, Tspe_v1, whole genome shotgun sequence, the DNA window TTGTTTTGATCAATGAATTCTAAATATACTTTGTTCACACCAAAATTGATTTAACAGTAGAAGCATATATGTATGAGTGTGAAAGTGGAGATTTAAATCTTAATATTCTTGTCTAATTTATAAAGAATATAGACAAGAAATCCATTTCCCAATTATACATGTTTCATGTAAAGTAATCAAAGTTATAGTCTTTTTGCTTACCAAAATTGTTTGGGAGAAAAGGACTATACAAGTGCAACTTGCGCCTAAAGCAACTTGGCTATGCTTTTATATGCATTAAATATTTTAGATATGGATTGATAAAAATACAATCCTGCCTATTAGCTCTGTTGGTAGCTCAATTGGTTAGAGCTCATTCTAAAAATAGACTAATAATTATAGAAGTTAACATTTAATAAAGGGAGAAGGTTTTCTGGTATGGCGGTCCACATAACCAAGCCATAGTTGGGTACCTACTTCTGCCACATGGCTAATCAAACTGGGTGGAAAATTTGTAGATGGTAGATTCCAAAATCCCTTACTCACATGTTCAATTTCAGCCCAAACAAAGTTATCCATGTGGTGAAGCAGATCGTTGAAAAATATATGGATTTAACATGGGTGCAAGGGACTACCAAGGGGATGTATATACACAAATGAGAGAGTAGGGCGTTTATATGGTGGGCTAAATGATTGAATCTAAGTATGAATTTTAATATGTGGTCTATCTAGACCATCTTTTAGATATTCAATGGTTAGATTTAGCATTTGATCCTTACACATGGTGGAATTAGGTATCTCGACTAACAACCCCTTCCCTGGCCGGTTTGTCGACCAGGGCAACTTTTGTAAAtactaaattaataaataaattttttttttttcttttttttttaatactagctaaatgataaatatagcaataactataaaaataaattagtaatttaaaatgataaattGATAAATAATTCTAAACTGATAGATAagtaaattaataaataattcttgATAACTAAATATTAAAGGATTAAAGGAAAATGTCCTTTGCAAGGCCTAACTAAGAGCCTTGTTTTAGTGGTCCCACAATTTCGGGTCATGTGGAGGACTGCTTTTGTCAAACCGACCATTCGATAGTTGTTCCCCATTTGTATTAGTGATGTGTCAAGTTTTGGATTCAATACTCTATTGTATGCCCCACACCATGTTTAGGATTTTTATCCCTATGTAGATTCAAAGTTGCAAAAGTTAAATTTTCAACCATTCAGGGTTAAAATTTGATAGATGCATGTGTGatgatttgaacaatccacatTGACAAATTAAGACCCAATGGAACTACAATGTGGATGATATTTGGCCAGTCAAGAGAAGTGCCTATCTAGGAGCATCAACTTAGGAATTAGTGCCGcattattaattatttgataaatttcaatggaaaaatacttttcttccttgcttcaaaagatttcttttccatttttcattttttccccaTCTTTCCTTCATATCCTCTTACTTTCCTAAGTGGAACGTGTGGGCTATGCTTTCATTTTATGCTAAGCATGCAAAAACAATTACCCAAAGTGAATTTACTTATCTTGCACGATGCTACTTTTTTACACTAAGCTGCACATTCATGTGCTTTGACGATAAGGAATAAGGCCATATTGTCTCGTTTATCATTACAAATTTTGGATTTAACAAGGAAATGGATATAAACATATGTGGTTGttaattgaatttgaaatttgataacaTGATAAAAAGTTTTGGTGATAAATTAAAAACTGGATATACCACAAAATTTCAGATATATATTGTTATGTTCATGTTTAGTATAGATTTTATTTAAGAATTTAGGAATAGAAATTTTGGGATATAGTCAACATACAAGTAATGTACATTATTCAATCATCATATACAATTAGAAAATAGTAACCATTCAAAAAGAACAATGAAGTAAATCAAatggaatgaaatatttttcTATAGTTTCATTCATGATGATAGTGTCACTATCAACCATATAAATGTAAGCACATCACATTTAGAAATATCTCATAGGAAAATGCCTATTTCATTTTCTCAGCTAGCTATACAGCCATtgcacaattttttttatttttttattttgtaccTAACCtagctttcttttttataaaccaTGTCTTGTAGCGATACTACATATGCGCGGCACGAGAACTGTCACGATTATTTGGAGTATGTCATGCTCCAATTATACAACATTTTGTTGAATCTAGTTTAGGTTCAACCACAATCAGGTGCTTTAATCAAGAAGAGAGGTTTATGGACACAAATCTTAAGCTGGTGGATGGGTATTCCCGACCCAAATTTCATTTCTCTGGTGCAATAGAGTGGTTATGTTTCCGAATGGATATGTTGGCATCCATCACATATGCCGTTTGTTTGGTTTTCTTGATCTCAATGCCGAAAGGAGTACTTAGTCCTGGTAAAAAGTTGAACTTGAGATCTTATAAAACCATCCTTTAGGCAATCGTGATTGATCATACACATGCATGAAAgaatgattttgaattttgtttgttttttttccacTCTTGAAGGTGTTATGGGTTTAGCTGTTACATATGGGCTTAATTTTAGTATGCATGGAATCATATGGGATCTTAACAGACTTGAGGCCAAAATCATATCCGTTGAGAGAATACTGCAATACATTTGCATCCCCAGTGAACCCCCTCTATTGGTAGAAGAAAATAGGCCAAATCGTGAATGGCCATCACAAGGGAAAGTTGATATTGTTGATCTGCAGGTAACCCCCAATCTAGATTCCTCAAGTCTTTATCTCCTTACCTATTTACTTGTTTTATGGAATAGACCCATTGAAACCTAATATTGTTGGACAATTCTTCTTGCTCTTATGAAACTCTACTAAGTTTCATGATTATATTATTTGATATGTATGTAGCTCCGATATGCCCCACACCTTCCTCTTGTCTTGCCTGGTCTCACATGCACTTTCCCTGGAGGGATGAAGATTGGCATTGTTGGGCGAACGGGAAGTGGTAAATCGACTCTCGTGCAGGCTCTCTTTCGTGTGCTTGAACCTGTAGCTGGTCATATTTGGATAGATGGTATCAACATCTCTAAGATTGGCCTCCACGACTTACGGTCAAGATTGAGTATCATCCCACAAGACCCAACAATGTTTGAGGGGACTCTAAGAAGCAATCTTGACCCGCTTGAAGAGTACACTGATGAACAGATCTGGGAGGTGGGCTTTCTTTCATTCAATAAATAATCTTTAATGagtgactaagataggatggaCATGTCCTCTACTTACTAATgattcacaaacaaaacaaacacattgCAATTGCCTAGTTGGGACATGTATCTGTATGAATTCCTTTCTCATGGTCATCTTttgtttaggttttttttttttttcgtatttACATCTTTGCTAAGATATTGAATTAAAATCATTTCATTAGATGTATTTGACCTTCTTTAAGCCAGATTGGCCTAGAAGATTCTCTTTGTTGGAACCTAGGAAGTGCACTGTTTTAACTGTCATGTTTTCCATTTCAATTTTGCACCACCTTGCTTgttcattttatatttttcttagcTCATCCTTAATGTTCAATTCTATGTCATCTTGAATAATCAAGTAGGTGGTAAGTTGACATGGACATTTTGTTGTCATAGGCTGTAGATAGAGTCCAACTTGGTGATGAAGTTAGAAAGAAGGAAATGAAGCTTTATTCTGCAGGTTGGTTTCTTATCTTTTTCACTTTACACTAAGTTGTTCAATATCAATTTATCCACACACAAGTGCATTGTTGTATGTTATAACTAAATTCTAGTGCAAAAGCCAACCTTCCAGTCCCCCAACCCCTTTTCTAACAAGAATTAGCAAAAGAAAAGTTAAGAAAAATATGATTCTAAATAGCTAACCCAATTTCATATGTTGGCTGTCACAGTGACTGAGAATGGAGAGAATTTAAGCATGGGGCAAAGGCAACTAATCTGTTTAGGGAGGGCATTACTCAAGAGGAGCAAATTGTTAGTGCTCGATGAAGCTACTGCATCAGTGGATACTGTAACTGACTATCAAATTCAACAAACTATTAGGCAACACTTCTCTGGGTCTACTGTCATCACAATCGCACATAGGATAACATCAATTCTTGATAACAATATGGTCCTCCTTCTTGATAATGGTTAGCAGCTAGCAATTAgtacaccacaatcaaatgggtcCAATTAGtacagtaatacttcttctcaTTCATTTTTGGGTGCTTTGACTAATCAGATTGACATGTTTCTTTGTCTTAAGCAGGCCTTGTACTGGAATATGATTCCCCAACCAAATTGCTTGAGAACAAGTCCTCATCATTTGCAAAGCTTTTTAAGGAGTATACTCGAACATGTAGTTCTTAGTATTGAAAGGCTAAATAAGTGggttttaaattttcaaatgtAAGCATGCTATATTAGCCTGAGGTGTGATGCATTGCTATTTTGAGTATAACACAAATTTTGTTGGGAGAAGACGGTGGAATAGATATCGAGACTGCATGTAATTCTTTGAGGTGGCATTAATATTCAATTGAAGTATTGGGGGTAGAAacaatatgagaaaaaaaaatgacatctttATTCATGAATGTTTATAAACCTTGGGAAAAATTTAGTAGTTCAACAGTGTCTCTAAACTATTACAAATATATACGACGTGGCACATTTGACAGAgctgaaattttatggacaagtAGACTCCTAGGTCCTCTATCCACATGTTAAGTTTTAGCCAAAATGGAGATGgccatgtggcaaaataaagctttgaaaatctagtgaaaaatgaaatatttaaaaaatggaCAGCTTAACATACAAGTGAATATGCCAATCCCTGGAAAGGTATATGCTTGAATCTaaatctaaaatttgacatgttgcTGCCTATAAGATTTTCTAAATATCCATATGATCAAAATTCCACATCACCATTCCATGTGGCAAGATGGTGTCAGTCTAGAGATCCCTCTAGAGCCtgtcaaacaaaaaaaacaaaaaaaatcataaagcttctaaaatagatttttttttttttttttgggtggtaaaTTCTAAAACAGAAATTTGGCATATTTCTACAATAGACATGTCTAATGCCAAAATTTCCTTGAATAACAATATGTTATGGTTTCTATGCCTAAATTGTTAATACCAATTCTCGCTATATTTAATTTTCTGAGTTTCCCCACCTCTCAAAGTTTTCCTTCCATGATAGTGCATTCTAACCCAACAGTCTCAAAATTGGTTCCTCGAATAGCAATTTGAATTGTTCCTACAGCCAACCATATGAGAGGTTATATATTCTGGCCTAAGAAATGTATGGCTTTGGTTCTTGACAAAAAAGATATATTCTTAATTAAACAAAACTTTAGGGCATCAACTTTTAGTTGATGTTTTTGGTTTCTGAATTTCTAATATCctaatttttggtaaataagtTAGGAATGTCAAAGGAATTAAGTCTCTATATAACCTTTTAAAAAGTGAATTTTAGGAATTAACATCCTAACATTCTTAATTAACCTTTTAGTTGGTAAATACTTGAGGAGTTCATAGGAATTTGGATACTTATTTGTTGGTACTACAAAACTTTCCTTCTATATAAATTCAAATACCCCTCCGAACTCATTCCCACAAAGGCACAGATCCAACTCATTTCATTCTCTATTTCAGTTCCACCATGACACATCTCATTTTGTTGCTTGGACTTCTCATACTAGCATATTTTAGtgtaaggaaattttttttttttccattatccATTCATTGCAACTTGGGTTCTTGTTTTATCTTATTtggttgttattttttttttcttcatgaaaTTGCAGGGTTCTCAAGCTGAAAATGCCTTCTCACAGTACTGGGAAGAGCATATTAATGGTCTTCCACAGCCTCCACATTGGTTTGCTGCAAAAGCTTCTCCATTAAGCCTCCATCAAATGATAGTATTTATGAAACTTGTGGAGGAAAATCAATTGGCTTCCCACTTGCATTCCTTTTGTAAGCAAGCTAATGTTGCTTGTTCTACAAATGTATTGATGAAGAAGACAAAAGAAGACACAACCCTGCCACCAATAGCTCAATGGAATGGTTTAAAATTGAAATATGATGGCCTTCCAAATGAAACAACCTTATCAGTTGCCAGCCAAGGAGGAGTACCATATTTTCGAGAGTCGATGGCGAAAAAAGGATGTTTAATAAGTATCCCTGATCTAAGAGATCCAATGCCATATAAATCATTCTTGCCGCGACCTCTAGCAtcaaaaatcccattttcctttgCCCGGATCAAGGAATTGAAAAAGCTTTTTGGTGTGGTAGATGAATCAAACATGGATGAGTATATTAGAGACACCCTTGAGATATGTGAGAAGAGTCCCATTGAAGGTGAGCAATGCACCTGTGCAATTTCTGTAGAGGATCTCATCGATTTCGTTGTCGAGAAATTAGGGCACCATGTAGGTATATGGACTACTGAGAGCATAGAAGGATCTTATGAGAATGTCACAATTGGAGCTGTGAAACTCATCCATGGAAACCTCTCAGAACCACCAGTCTTATGTCATAGTCAGCCATTTCTATTTCAAGTCTATTATTGTCATGTTTTTCAGAAAGTAAAAGTATATGCAGTTGATATACATGCTAGGAAGAAAGTGAATCATATGATCATGGCATGCCATTATGACACATCAACTTGGAATCCAAACCATCTAGCTTTTAAGGTGCTAGGTTTTGGTCCAGGACTAATTGAAGTCTGTCATTGGATAAATGAGAATGGATTGGTTTGGACAAAGTCTCTAGGTTGAGCAacatttgaagatttgattatATTTTAGTTCCCTTGTTTGTGTTACATGTTGCTGTTTATGCTATTTGAAGGATAAATAATGACATCTTTTGAGCTACATTTTCATGCAAATAGGTTTGGTTattggtgctttttttttttttttttgcgcgCAAAGGAGGGGGTGCTTCTTTTAAGTTGTAGAGTATCAGACCACATCCGATTTCTTTCTATGTTTGCCATTGCTTGAGTATCAAGCATGCAATCTCTCATGATCTCTACATTGTCTCCCTCAATCTTTCATTTATAGTATTGTAATCTTTTCTTTATAGTATGTGTAttataggtgattgagttttcaacatgtggattccttcaCCTATTTATACACTCACAATTGCAATCCAAACTAAGGAATTATCACATAAAATATCACTTCTATTATGGTATCATTTTCATGTGAAGGATCTAATTCCAATCGCATTCTCCTTACGAGGCCTAGTAAAGACGGTCTCTACCACCTGCCATCTCCACCGGTCCAtgctccctccaccaataatGCTCAGGTTTCCTCTTATGATCACTGGCACCAACGTCTGGGTCACCCTCATGACCACTCCCTTCGCCTCATGGTTAATGATGTCAAGCTTCCTTCGTCTCCGCATTTGTGTTCTGCTTGTCAAATAGGCAAATCAAGCCGTTTGACCTTTGTGACTCTCATAATCGTAGTAGttctcctttatttttaattttatcccACTATTTCATCTGATGGACATCgttatttcttaatttttgtaGATGATTTTACTTGctatatttggttttatcctcttAAGGCTAAATCTGATGCCTTCTCTGTGTTTAAGCAATTTCAAACATTAGTTGAGTGACAATTCTCTACCaaaattaaaaatgtgcaaattGATTGGGGGTGAGAGTTTTGATCTCACCATTCTTCTTTTGCCACCCTTGGCATTCACCATCGAATTTCTTGCCCTCACACTCATGAACAACATGGCACCATTAAAAGGCGTAATCGTCATATTGTTGAGACCGGGCTGACCCTTATGCATCATGCCTCTGTTCCTCAACTTTATTGGGATTATGCCTTTGAAACGACAGTATACCTAATCAATCGCATGCCCACTCCCACCCTTGGGAACCTTTCCCCTATCATCTTCTATCATCTTATCCACCAGATTATAGCTTTCTCAAAGTTTTCGAGtgcctttgttttccttttcttcgcACTTACAATAATCATAAAGTTGATCCTCGGTCCGCTTCTTGTATTTTCCTTAGGTACAGTTCACATCACCACGGCTACCGTTGCATGCATCTTGAGTCCCATCGCATTTATATTGCATGTCATGTTTGTTTTGATGAGCTTAGATTTCCCTTTCGCGAAACCCAATCAACTCCCCCTCCCACATCCCTCACGCCAACATAGGCTTCCCTACCCCTCACCATCTTACCCTATCCGCCATTACCTATTgtccaaaccccaaaccctaactcacCACAAACCCCCTTACCCCAAACCCCCATCCCTGATGTTGATCCCATATCTCCCTCCCGTAGTCCGCAACCCTCCCCATCCCCAACCCCTCCATCATCTCCCCCACGTCGTACATGCCTCCTAAGTGAGCTGTATGCTGATCCCTCCACAGCCCCTCATGCCAATTTTACCCAAATAACCCCTGACCCATCTCCCCCTTTAGAACCTATCTGTTACACTCAGGCTATGAAGGATTCTCAATGGTGCCAGGCCATGTCTGATGAGTTTGCGGCTTTGCTTAAAAATGGCACATGGTCATTGGTGCCTCCCCCTACTAATGCAAATTTGGTTGGTTGTAAGTGGGTGTACAGAATCAAGGGCAAGGCCGATGGGACTATTGAACGATACAAGGCGAGGCTTATGGCCAAGGGGTTTCATCAACAGCAGGCTTGGATTATGATGAGACCTTTAGCCCTGTTGTCAAACCTATAACCATCAGCACAGTACTCACCTTGGCTATCTGTAATGGATGGGGTGTTCGACAACTTGATGTCTAAAACGCCTTTTTACATGGTATTCTTAATAAGGAAGTTTATATGACTCAACCTCAGGGGTTCGAAGATGCTAATCGACCAAATCATGTATGCAGGTTGCACAAATCTttatatggactcaaacaggCCCCTCGTGCCTGGTTCAGCCGATTGTCCTAGTTCTTGATTCAATCTAGTTTTCGGTCGTCCCAAGCGGATCCATCACTGTTCATTTATACACAAGGTCCCACGACCTCTTATGTTCTTGTGTACGTCGATGGCATTCTGGTCACTAGGAATCAGCCCATGCATATTGATACACTGTTACAACAGCTTGCTTTTGAGTTCTcgatcaaagatctgggccgcttgaatttctttttggggATTGAGGCAAATTAACACTCTGATGGCCTTACATTGTCTTAGTCACACTATATTACTGATCTTCTCCAACGGACTGGCATGTTGGATTGCAAGCCGGCTCTTACATCAATGACCACTATATTTAAAGCATCTACTACAGGGGGTGTACCTTTTTTTGATCCAACTAAGTACCGATCGATAGTTGGTGCATTGCAGTGTATTACTCTATACCCACCCTACCCACCCGGATGTAGGTTTCTCTATGAATCGTGTCTACCAATGCATGCATAACCCTACAGAAGAACATTGGACCATGGTAAAGCGTATTTTACACTACCTCAAACACACTGTTGATTATGGGCTCCATATCACCCAGTCTTCCTCTCAAGATCTCCAGGCTTTCTCTGTTGCTGATTGGGCCTCCAAGAAGCAGAAGATTGTTGCCCGGTCCTCCACTAAGTCCGAATACAAGGCCCTTGCTGATGCCTGTGTTGAGCTCACCTAGCTCCAGTCTCTATTTGGTGAACTTGGCTTCTCCACCTCCTTGGCTCCTGtgttatggtgtgacaacattggcGCCACGTATCTCTAGGCAAATCCTATTTTTCACGCCCGCACCAAGCACgtggaaattgatttccactttgttTGTGACAAAGTTGTCAAACGTGACCTTCAAGTCTGTTTTATTTCTACCAAAGATCAGATTGCCGATATTATGACCAAAGGGCTCGGTACGCCagattctcttttctttgagacaagctgaagattcgcaTGCTCaaatcttcatcttgagggggtgtatcagaCCATATCACACCATATCCGACCATATTCAATTTCTTTCTATGTTTGTCATTGCTTGAGTATCAAGCATGCAATCTCTCATGATCTCTACATTGTGTCCCTCAATCTTTCATTTATAGTATTGTAATCTTTTCTTTATAGTAGGTGTATTATAGGTtattgagtttccaacatgtAGATTCCTTCACCTACTTATACACTCACAATTGCAATCCAAACTAAGGAATTATCACATAAAATATCACTTCTATTATAGAGTCACTTCTTTTATATGAATTTTTGGGTTCCATTAGCCTCCTTGGTTAGAATGGAAGTGAAGTGACAAtaaaattatataataaaacAAAGGGATAAAGTTCTTTGCACTGGGGGGCGCATggtacacccagacacatgggggtgggggaaTGACTAGCCCACCCCCTGAATGACCCAAACCCCACACATGtcccgccccatgtgtctgggcacagcttGCACCGAGATGCGCTCTCGGATAGAACTTGTGCCCTAAAACAAAATAGAGTTTTGTAGTAATTAGTATGAATAATTGTGTAACTAATTCAACAATACGTTAAATATAAAAAGTAAATTTTGCTTAATTTTTAttcacaatatcattgaaattTTTAGTAACATAATAAAATTTAGTTTTCATATTTAATATGTTTTTGAATTTGCCATACAATTTGATCATAAATAACATCTAACCAAATGGGGCtttaatgaaattatcttttcaatttttattttagaaaaaaCATATCCATAGGCATTTCACAGTTCGCTGTAAAGGAATTAGGGTGATGGGAAGTATGGTAATTTAAACAAAGGTGCTCTAGGAGTTAGTTCGGGGAAAAGCAAAAATTGGGTAGAGGAAATGTTTGGGGTACTTAAGTTGACTATGATGCCATCTTTATTATAGGTCAACAAGATTGGGTCTAGGCAGATTTAGTACATGGTAGTtgtaagggaaaatgttctctgcactAGGGCGTAggatgtgcccagacacatgagggtggaCAAATATAACCGGCATGTCCCCCTGAATGACCAAATTGGCTGCCACATCCTGTCCCATGTATCTGAACGTAGCGAGCTTGCACCCCCGTGCGCTCCCAAGCAGAGAACATCAccccttattataaataaacaataattaTTTGGTATATGATATGCTTCATGAATGTCAAAAATATGATTAATTATTTCAGATTTCCAGCACCTTCTTGAGTCATCAATGAGATCAGAAAGCTTCATCAATAAACAATTTTGAGGTTTAAGTTTGAATTTCCCTATTAGGGAGACTTGAGACCCAATTATCCCCTAAATATTGATgctttcaccattgccaatcaACCTAACTACTTCCTTTGGAGAGAAAAGTCACAGCCAGGGATCAAGCCATGCCAATAAAGGATGGTTACCAAATGTTGCTTGGAAGAAATTTGAATTAattggcaaaataaagcttcATGGTTCATAGGGAGCTGTCATTAGTGACATAAATAAACCTTCAACCCAATTTGGCAAGGTATACAATGTTTTGTGTTTTTAAGTCTTTGAAACCTAATGCATCGGCTTCGTTGCTTCTGGTTAGCTTTTTCCAACTAATCCAATGCATTTTCTTTTCATCGTTATTTTCCCCCCACCAAAATCTGAAGCCGCTCTTGAGATCTGTTGATTGAACATTTACAAGAGGTGTAGTACCACATCGTTTATCCGAGACTTTATATATGTCTTTCCA includes these proteins:
- the LOC122644144 gene encoding polygalacturonase non-catalytic subunit AroGP2-like; this encodes MTHLILLLGLLILAYFSGSQAENAFSQYWEEHINGLPQPPHWFAAKASPLSLHQMIVFMKLVEENQLASHLHSFCKQANVACSTNVLMKKTKEDTTLPPIAQWNGLKLKYDGLPNETTLSVASQGGVPYFRESMAKKGCLISIPDLRDPMPYKSFLPRPLASKIPFSFARIKELKKLFGVVDESNMDEYIRDTLEICEKSPIEGEQCTCAISVEDLIDFVVEKLGHHVGIWTTESIEGSYENVTIGAVKLIHGNLSEPPVLCHSQPFLFQVYYCHVFQKVKVYAVDIHARKKVNHMIMACHYDTSTWNPNHLAFKVLGFGPGLIEVCHWINENGLVWTKSLG